Proteins co-encoded in one Populus trichocarpa isolate Nisqually-1 chromosome 10, P.trichocarpa_v4.1, whole genome shotgun sequence genomic window:
- the LOC18102247 gene encoding wound-responsive protein GWIN3 yields the protein MKITNVLGLSFLFFAFIGTSFPEAVHAKDAAAVLDVFGHEVQAGARYLIVAPSTDNTTTLAVTINGQVLCNSDVILSTLNESLPITFSPVIQSTDSVIREGTHLNVNFAGPSAMCLMGGVTPMWKIGFSTTLKGYIVTTGGVDRLNRFKITKYEGDNSFYQLSFCPMSEPFCECSCVPVGVNGDKNLVPGAGPLLVMFEPDE from the coding sequence ATGAAGATCACTAACGTTCTAGggctctctttccttttctttgcctTCATAGGAACCTCATTTCCAGAGGCAGTTCATGCCAAAGATGCTGCAGCAGTGCTCGATGTCTTCGGTCATGAGGTGCAAGCTGGTGCTCGTTATTTAATCGTAGCCCCCTCGACTGACAATACAACAACTCTTGCAGTCACTATCAATGGCCAGGTCTTATGCAATTCAGATGTTATACTTTCCACATTGAACGAGAGCCTCCCAATAACATTTTCACCAGTTATACAATCCACCGATAGTGTCATCCGCGAAGGAACTCATCTAAATGTGAACTTTGCAGGGCCAAGTGCCATGTGCTTAATGGGAGGCGTGACACCCATGTGGAAAATCGGATTCAGTACAACACTGAAAGGATACATTGTGACCACTGGAGGTGTTGATAGATTGAATCGGTTTAAGATCACCAAGTATGAAGGTGATAATAGTTTTTATCAGCTTTCATTTTGTCCAATGTCCGAACCCTTCTGTGAATGCTCATGCGTCCCAGTTGGCGTCAACGGTGACAAGAACTTGGTTCCTGGTGCCGGCCCTCTTCTTGTTATGTTTGAACCAGATGAATAG
- the LOC7477231 gene encoding wound-responsive protein GWIN3-like, translating to MEITKFLGFSFLLFAFAATSFPEAVHAKDAAAVLDVFGHEVQAGARYLIVAPSTDNTTTLAVTATSKIICNSDVILSTLNESLPITFSPAIKSNDGVIREGSYLNVNFDAPSCRMGGVTTMWMIESEGLIVTTGGVDRLNRFKITKYEGDNSFYQLSFCPMSEPFCECSCVPVGVNSDKHLAPNVGPLLVMFEPDAY from the coding sequence atggaGATCACTAAATTTCtagggttctccttccttctctTTGCCTTCGCAGCAACTTCATTTCCTGAGGCCGTTCATGCCAAAGATGCTGCAGCAGTGCTCGATGTCTTCGGTCATGAGGTGCAAGCTGGTGCTCGTTATTTAATCGTAGCCCCCTCGACTGACAATACAACAACTCTTGCGGTCACTGCGACTAGCAAGATCATATGCAATTCAGATGTTATACTTTCCACTTTGAACGAGAGCCTCCCAATAACATTTTCACCTGCTATAAAATCCAACGATGGTGTCATCCGTGAAGGCTCTTATCTAAATGTGAACTTTGATGCACCCTCATGTAGGATGGGGGGCGTGACAACGATGTGGATGATTGAATCGGAAGGATTGATTGTGACCACAGGAGGTGTTGATAGATTGAATCGGTTTAAGATCACCAAGTATGAAGGTGATAATAGTTTTTATCAGCTTTCTTTTTGTCCAATGTCCGAACCCTTCTGTGAATGCTCATGCGTCCCAGTTGGCGTCAACAGTGACAAGCACTTGGCTCCCAATGTCGGCCCTCTTCTTGTGATGTTCGAACCAGATGCATATTGA